A stretch of the Chitinophaga sp. Cy-1792 genome encodes the following:
- a CDS encoding outer membrane beta-barrel protein: MSIIPILFSFLFFQQDHVTDTVHINGRIIESANESPVQGANIQATVKDGIIATVSTDKKGVFSFNTTARGTLQLTITHIGFKPTSITVPVNGNSRTINIGDIALKNDEIKLQEVKIIGTPPAVSINKDTISFNTGSIPLEKNAYLIDLFRKIPGLTIDADGKMKYYGEDIEGINLNGMLFYGKNAGIAANNLSADLISKIQIISTDDRFISENGNKPKTKVLNLITKNKEKKTLSGTTSLSMGSGNTYNIKGAGFSINPNAIYSIIANYSNMNGYPDNRPANNTPVTSGQFILQSSFRNKSGSKFSVDFQRTNTTAKISTISAQQSFLNNTDTLITNQNSYSTNTNTNNFINSIAEIRLDSTKSLKNKLQFSNNNGSSTANFTVDNFTSNKYSFSNSHSYNTTYSNKFRDELQFSKNLIKLKSTLTANFSFDVLVGNNNSSNESILTYSSGDSTNQSNTNRQYVGNFKNTTYYPLLELRTQINKDITLLISPRLQYEQSNNSRSGYDFDSLTSKYQENDSLKNGYQYRNTNYGAFLNLNIEKEKVSIYLSSFFFGRNQLITDEVMGTETSTRYRTAQPSLTAKYSFTPYRFINIEYQTDLLLPNPDQLITIIDYSNPSVLTIGNPNLQAMQKAIINMRYSTYKQNGSYIDVAIGIVPNNKKIIYSQYFDELGRRIQQPVNINGGNSTNVSIDKKWILPASRLSFNANSSISLVNDISSYQNELQKSFNKSISLSGGLEYSTTKNFILRFNNNIGLTGINYNTANANNIHIFSYGLQANAGVSILPSLRFNTDIQYRFLSSNNSLLSQNQLLATATISKYFFDNRLTCHIDAYDIFRQGNAISASVNNGSVVYSSNQALPNTFMIGLSWRFNKK, from the coding sequence ATGAGCATTATACCGATACTATTTTCCTTTCTATTTTTTCAGCAGGATCATGTCACTGATACTGTACACATTAACGGAAGGATTATAGAAAGCGCCAACGAATCACCGGTTCAGGGAGCCAATATCCAGGCAACAGTAAAAGATGGTATTATTGCAACGGTCAGTACCGACAAGAAAGGTGTTTTCAGTTTTAACACCACCGCAAGAGGAACATTGCAACTAACTATTACACATATAGGATTTAAACCAACTTCCATTACCGTTCCGGTAAATGGCAATTCCAGGACTATCAATATTGGTGACATCGCATTAAAAAACGATGAAATAAAACTGCAGGAAGTTAAGATAATAGGAACGCCACCGGCCGTTAGTATCAATAAAGACACCATCTCTTTTAACACCGGATCTATTCCCTTAGAAAAAAATGCTTACCTGATTGACTTATTCAGGAAAATACCTGGCCTCACCATTGATGCGGATGGAAAAATGAAATATTATGGAGAAGATATTGAGGGAATTAATTTAAATGGCATGTTATTTTACGGTAAAAATGCGGGCATCGCTGCTAATAACCTCAGTGCAGATTTGATCAGTAAGATACAAATTATCAGTACAGATGACAGGTTTATCAGTGAAAACGGAAACAAGCCCAAAACAAAAGTCCTCAACCTGATCACCAAAAACAAAGAAAAAAAAACCTTATCAGGTACCACCTCCTTATCCATGGGTTCCGGAAATACCTATAATATCAAAGGGGCTGGTTTCAGTATCAATCCCAATGCGATTTATTCCATCATAGCCAATTACTCTAATATGAATGGATATCCGGATAACAGGCCTGCCAACAATACACCTGTAACATCCGGACAATTCATACTACAATCCAGCTTCAGAAATAAATCCGGATCAAAATTTTCAGTGGATTTCCAAAGAACCAATACAACGGCAAAGATTAGTACGATTTCCGCTCAGCAATCCTTTCTGAACAACACAGATACATTAATCACCAATCAAAACTCCTACAGTACCAATACCAATACTAATAATTTTATCAATTCCATTGCTGAAATCAGACTCGACTCCACCAAATCGCTTAAAAACAAACTACAATTCAGTAATAACAATGGCTCCTCTACAGCAAATTTCACCGTGGACAATTTTACCAGTAACAAATATAGTTTTTCAAATAGTCACTCCTATAACACCACCTATAGTAATAAATTCAGGGATGAGTTACAATTCAGCAAAAATCTTATCAAACTTAAATCCACCCTGACAGCCAACTTTAGCTTTGACGTCCTGGTGGGGAATAATAATTCGAGTAACGAATCTATACTTACTTATTCAAGTGGTGATTCAACCAATCAATCCAATACAAATCGCCAATATGTAGGTAATTTTAAAAACACGACCTATTATCCTTTACTGGAATTACGCACTCAGATCAATAAAGACATAACCCTGCTTATATCACCCCGGCTCCAGTATGAACAATCCAACAATAGCAGATCCGGTTATGATTTCGATTCATTAACTTCCAAATATCAGGAAAACGATAGTTTAAAAAATGGTTATCAATACAGGAATACAAATTATGGTGCCTTTTTAAACCTGAATATTGAAAAAGAAAAGGTAAGCATCTATTTAAGCTCGTTTTTTTTTGGGCGAAACCAACTCATTACAGATGAAGTAATGGGTACAGAAACAAGTACCAGGTATCGTACCGCACAGCCTTCCTTGACTGCTAAATACTCATTTACCCCCTATCGGTTTATTAATATTGAATACCAAACTGATTTACTACTACCCAACCCTGATCAGCTGATCACTATTATTGATTATTCAAACCCCAGCGTACTGACCATAGGCAACCCAAACTTGCAGGCAATGCAAAAAGCAATCATTAATATGCGTTACAGCACGTACAAACAAAATGGCAGTTACATTGACGTAGCCATCGGGATCGTCCCCAACAATAAAAAAATCATCTATAGCCAGTATTTTGATGAATTGGGCAGGCGAATCCAGCAACCTGTAAACATTAATGGAGGGAATTCCACCAATGTCTCCATTGACAAAAAATGGATACTTCCGGCCAGTCGATTGTCATTTAATGCTAATAGCAGCATTTCGCTGGTAAATGACATTTCTTCCTATCAAAATGAACTACAAAAATCTTTCAACAAATCCATCAGTTTGTCTGGAGGATTAGAATATTCCACCACAAAGAATTTCATTTTAAGATTCAACAATAATATAGGGCTCACCGGTATTAACTATAACACTGCCAATGCCAATAACATCCATATTTTCAGTTATGGTTTACAGGCAAATGCAGGCGTTAGCATCCTCCCTTCGCTCAGATTCAATACAGATATCCAATACCGGTTTTTATCAAGTAACAATAGCCTGCTTAGTCAAAATCAATTATTGGCTACCGCTACTATCTCCAAATACTTTTTTGATAACCGCCTGACCTGCCATATTGATGCCTACGATATATTCAGGCAGGGCAATGCCATCTCCGCATCCGTCAATAATGGCTCGGTGGTGTATTCTTCCAACCAGGCATTACCTAATACATTTATGATCGGGCTGAGCTGGCGGTTCAATAAAAAATAA
- a CDS encoding lanthionine synthetase LanC family protein — MVDYTYRLINNNIPFIQSGGVMKIGNVALPHEWVLFVSAVIEDFETVLDIMIDLFRKRNDELAIEIPGNSDELIGLLNGNAGFEKLGKVFCITVSRGADIGAIAEEVVLTTNGIRGIDIPTAEKLSSNVYAGMDRPQVKPIKKIWPFKHISPIDKKRKTNIPPRNIKIRKLIRDGIKGRTFIGTYPTGFFSRERVFVKEGKKNMFLDNAGRDVCARLAFEADVLQVLHSKASVPKVVDTFMENERFYLLLEQINGLSFDVVIRNTLKNTTWCYLSHKDQLYILELIAGIIDNIKRIHEAGYAHRDISPVNFIVEYTGGIKVIDFELAVNVLEGYPNPANSGYTPGYTAPDRYDIGDYSEDIFSLGALVFFSLVGIHPMIIDALNHAELYQRALHLSNDREIATLISSCCNQDRNERPGIAEVAIQLSTILKKYKSNANIPQSSEVKIPISSKDLAQQCRNFYESKLNLEENGRWFGLVETGDLMSSSFRHEFVLYPWLTIGVSGPLLLAYRLARSGEMIINRESVVYNSNLEYMVNGVDRWTNKYPGFYEGTAGVGLCLADGLACGLLDDMRSLVVPAMKKCYSFLPTNYSFATGLSGMGYSLIFSLNAINDPSYNSLLQQILDAVLAIQDEHGRLTIFSKDEANDVVFSMDNGIAGILTFLLAYYAVYKDEKVRLSIDSILSYYTPIFIKKVLSKKRQFDRDQINTLGRELGFVLALLMYKKECADPQYDDLLNEILTKIPDHIILNDYGLRGMSGLGHLYLEAATVLGDKVWKHRASWIAATLLSLSSFKVDYRFWKTAFIVDTTMGLMNGSTGVYSFLMRYNCSKDESRQGRCAIF; from the coding sequence ATGGTAGATTATACTTATCGTTTAATTAACAACAACATACCATTTATTCAATCGGGCGGAGTAATGAAAATCGGGAATGTAGCCCTTCCGCATGAGTGGGTACTATTTGTATCAGCTGTTATAGAAGATTTTGAGACAGTACTCGACATTATGATAGACCTGTTTCGGAAGCGGAATGATGAGCTAGCGATTGAAATTCCAGGGAATAGTGATGAGTTGATTGGATTATTGAATGGTAACGCCGGATTTGAAAAGCTGGGTAAGGTTTTTTGTATTACGGTATCAAGGGGGGCAGATATTGGTGCTATTGCGGAAGAAGTGGTGTTGACTACAAATGGCATCAGGGGCATAGATATACCGACGGCTGAAAAACTAAGCTCCAATGTCTATGCGGGAATGGATAGGCCGCAAGTTAAACCCATAAAAAAAATATGGCCATTTAAACATATCAGTCCTATTGACAAAAAACGAAAAACTAATATTCCACCTAGGAATATCAAAATTAGAAAGTTGATCAGAGATGGGATTAAAGGGAGAACGTTTATAGGTACTTATCCTACCGGTTTTTTTAGTCGTGAAAGGGTTTTTGTTAAAGAGGGAAAGAAAAATATGTTTTTAGATAACGCTGGTAGGGATGTTTGTGCAAGGTTGGCGTTTGAAGCGGATGTACTACAGGTACTTCATTCAAAAGCCTCGGTTCCGAAAGTGGTGGACACCTTCATGGAGAACGAAAGATTCTACTTATTGCTTGAGCAAATAAACGGGTTGAGTTTTGACGTGGTAATTCGAAATACGTTGAAAAACACGACCTGGTGTTATTTGTCTCATAAAGATCAGTTATATATACTGGAATTGATTGCTGGTATTATTGATAATATAAAACGTATACATGAAGCAGGATATGCTCATCGGGATATATCACCTGTTAATTTTATAGTTGAATATACGGGTGGGATTAAAGTGATCGACTTTGAATTAGCGGTGAATGTGTTGGAGGGATACCCCAATCCAGCTAACTCTGGTTACACACCGGGATACACCGCGCCAGACCGCTACGATATTGGTGATTATTCGGAAGATATATTCAGCCTGGGGGCACTTGTTTTCTTCTCTTTGGTGGGAATTCATCCAATGATTATAGACGCGTTGAACCATGCAGAGTTATATCAACGGGCATTGCACTTGTCTAACGATAGAGAGATCGCAACATTGATAAGCAGTTGTTGTAATCAGGATCGGAATGAGCGGCCGGGTATTGCCGAAGTAGCAATACAACTATCAACAATATTAAAAAAATATAAGTCAAATGCGAACATACCCCAATCGAGTGAAGTCAAGATACCGATATCTTCAAAAGACCTGGCGCAACAATGCAGAAATTTTTATGAATCGAAGCTAAACCTGGAGGAAAATGGAAGATGGTTTGGTCTTGTGGAAACCGGTGACCTGATGTCGAGTTCATTCAGACATGAATTTGTCCTTTATCCCTGGTTGACCATAGGAGTATCCGGTCCATTGCTCCTGGCGTACCGGCTTGCCCGTTCGGGTGAAATGATCATTAACCGCGAGAGTGTGGTTTATAACAGCAACCTGGAGTATATGGTAAATGGAGTGGATCGATGGACAAATAAGTATCCTGGATTTTATGAAGGTACTGCAGGCGTAGGGTTGTGTTTGGCTGATGGGCTAGCTTGCGGTTTGCTGGATGACATGAGATCATTGGTGGTTCCTGCTATGAAAAAGTGCTACTCTTTCCTTCCCACTAATTATAGTTTTGCTACTGGTTTGTCTGGGATGGGATATTCATTGATTTTCTCTTTAAACGCGATAAATGATCCATCTTATAACAGCTTGTTGCAGCAGATTTTAGACGCAGTACTGGCTATACAGGATGAGCATGGCCGTTTAACCATATTTTCTAAGGACGAAGCCAACGATGTCGTCTTTAGTATGGATAATGGAATTGCTGGCATCCTTACCTTCCTGCTGGCTTATTATGCGGTTTATAAAGATGAAAAAGTAAGGTTATCCATTGATAGTATACTATCGTATTATACCCCCATCTTTATTAAAAAAGTCCTAAGCAAAAAGAGGCAGTTTGATCGGGATCAAATCAATACACTTGGTCGGGAGTTGGGTTTTGTGTTGGCATTGCTAATGTATAAAAAAGAGTGCGCTGATCCCCAATATGACGATCTGTTGAATGAAATACTTACAAAGATTCCTGATCACATTATTCTGAATGATTATGGGTTAAGAGGGATGTCTGGTCTTGGTCATTTATATCTGGAGGCCGCAACGGTGTTGGGTGATAAGGTGTGGAAACACAGGGCATCTTGGATTGCAGCTACTCTATTGAGCTTAAGTTCTTTTAAAGTGGATTATAGATTTTGGAAGACGGCATTTATTGTAGATACAACGATGGGTCTAATGAATGGTTCAACTGGTGTCTATAGTTTTTTAATGAGGTATAATTGTAGTAAGGATGAAAGTCGCCAAGGTAGGTGTGCCATATTCTGA
- a CDS encoding S9 family peptidase, translating to MFLRKFIIVLIASLIFIVRTTHAQIETAIESWKKISRVYDYSPDGKYVVYGIEMETKSDTKETVFVKSVKSPWKYDLNHSSTNVKITGDSKYSLVQTDDGRLIFVQNGMQYTDRQKPVELTNVVLFYLIKSLDKYLVGVLSKEVGESMHFSIYTLNGKVILDIPDTYWVSSSNTNKIIVAYSNRGGTTLRCIDANLKSTEISINMKPGNVRPLGYVQNDKALVINTLNRDIKNVSNLGVLDSAIAIWRFEENTFNAVKLHVPIDSMIISNVSIVADQNSQLNTDRGIVKLSMTKLPVEKKDGIGAKLKIYGRGNQTQVSKNTNAKDIFILADYRNGVGYTISNNALLPLNTIENSVIFSDLSAQDTQNDTAEKARLVYANLSSGVVSDSLFTKQKIAQMRTFGDLNESPNKRYRIGYVDSIKAYVAYDRWLECTRVITPSNVDWGTPYLNDFRNVVRGVAAWDPDSNGNIVWIYDKFDIWRIDITGRDAARCITNGFGRRNKIVLTFQAANGAKIGARIADKWILNAFKTDTKENGFVAAGLDGKEPQILYLGQCFFQCDGNLAIDGAHNKAFWKAADRNEYLVFKTAPNSSTNIYYTSDFKHFELVSDVFPEQQENRYETKLLSWQINDSTTSYGALFIPPNLDTTKKYPVVIKIYEKLADNLFINQEPAYLDNGCTLNVFDYLHSGYAVFLPDVTAKEGDPMPGVLASFVPALNALKKNRWIDPERIGLQGCSWGGTEVNYIVTHFDGIRAANAASAFSNFVTSYGEVSNNGIGLAPYFLYGQGRMRTDLWKGLDKYIQNSSYFHVKDCNTPLLIMHTKYDDVCSIETAIAYFNALRYFKKNVWLIEYLEGNHGIFGEKAIDFSYRLKSYFNYYLKDEAMPDWMQ from the coding sequence ATGTTCCTAAGAAAGTTTATAATTGTCCTAATTGCGAGTTTAATATTTATTGTCAGAACAACTCATGCGCAAATAGAAACAGCGATAGAAAGTTGGAAGAAAATATCTAGGGTGTATGACTACTCGCCTGATGGGAAATATGTAGTTTATGGTATAGAGATGGAAACTAAATCCGATACGAAGGAAACTGTTTTTGTGAAATCAGTTAAGTCGCCTTGGAAGTATGACTTGAATCATTCGTCGACTAATGTTAAAATTACTGGTGATAGCAAGTATAGTTTAGTGCAGACAGATGATGGGAGGTTGATTTTTGTACAAAATGGAATGCAATATACAGATCGTCAGAAACCAGTTGAATTAACGAATGTTGTTTTATTTTATTTGATTAAATCTTTAGATAAGTACTTAGTAGGTGTCCTGTCAAAGGAGGTAGGGGAATCAATGCATTTTTCTATCTATACACTTAATGGAAAAGTGATACTGGATATACCAGATACTTATTGGGTTTCGTCTTCTAATACAAATAAGATTATTGTTGCCTACTCAAATAGAGGTGGTACTACGCTTAGATGTATAGATGCTAACTTGAAGTCTACGGAGATAAGTATTAATATGAAACCGGGAAACGTTCGACCACTTGGATATGTGCAAAATGATAAAGCCCTTGTTATAAATACGCTGAATAGAGATATAAAGAATGTGTCCAATTTAGGGGTCTTAGATAGCGCTATTGCTATATGGAGATTTGAAGAGAATACGTTTAATGCCGTTAAGTTACATGTTCCAATTGATAGCATGATAATTAGCAATGTGTCAATTGTTGCTGATCAGAATAGTCAATTGAATACTGATAGAGGTATTGTCAAACTTTCTATGACTAAGCTTCCTGTCGAGAAGAAAGATGGTATTGGTGCTAAATTGAAGATATATGGCAGAGGTAATCAAACACAGGTTAGTAAAAATACCAATGCGAAAGATATTTTTATCCTGGCTGATTACCGAAATGGTGTTGGCTATACGATAAGTAATAATGCATTATTACCTTTAAATACAATAGAAAACTCGGTTATTTTTTCTGATTTGTCTGCTCAGGATACACAAAATGATACTGCTGAAAAGGCGCGCTTAGTTTATGCTAATCTTTCATCCGGAGTTGTCTCCGATTCATTGTTTACCAAGCAAAAAATAGCCCAAATGAGAACATTTGGTGATTTGAATGAGTCTCCGAATAAACGCTATAGAATAGGTTATGTTGATTCAATTAAGGCCTATGTGGCTTATGATAGGTGGTTGGAATGCACCAGAGTAATTACGCCTTCAAATGTTGATTGGGGAACCCCATATTTAAATGACTTTAGAAATGTAGTACGAGGGGTTGCCGCCTGGGATCCGGATAGTAATGGGAATATAGTGTGGATATATGATAAGTTTGATATCTGGAGAATAGATATTACGGGGAGGGATGCTGCTCGCTGTATCACAAATGGTTTTGGCCGGAGAAATAAAATTGTATTGACCTTTCAGGCTGCCAACGGAGCTAAGATAGGAGCCAGGATAGCTGATAAGTGGATATTGAATGCTTTCAAAACTGACACGAAAGAGAATGGTTTTGTTGCAGCTGGATTGGATGGCAAAGAACCTCAGATACTTTACCTGGGGCAATGCTTTTTTCAATGTGATGGCAATCTTGCTATTGATGGTGCCCATAATAAGGCTTTTTGGAAAGCGGCTGACAGAAATGAGTATTTAGTGTTCAAAACTGCCCCTAATAGTTCTACTAACATATATTATACATCAGACTTTAAGCATTTTGAGTTAGTGTCAGATGTTTTTCCAGAACAGCAGGAGAATCGCTATGAGACAAAATTGTTAAGTTGGCAAATTAATGACAGTACTACGTCCTATGGTGCATTATTTATTCCTCCCAACCTGGATACGACTAAAAAATATCCTGTAGTGATAAAGATCTATGAGAAACTTGCCGATAATCTGTTCATTAATCAGGAACCAGCTTATCTTGATAACGGTTGTACTTTGAACGTCTTTGATTATTTACATTCCGGTTATGCCGTATTTCTGCCTGATGTTACAGCTAAAGAGGGGGATCCTATGCCGGGGGTGCTGGCTTCTTTTGTGCCAGCATTAAATGCACTTAAAAAAAACAGATGGATTGATCCTGAAAGGATTGGATTACAAGGGTGCAGTTGGGGAGGGACGGAGGTGAACTATATTGTAACTCATTTCGATGGAATTCGGGCTGCAAATGCGGCTTCAGCATTTAGTAATTTTGTTACTAGTTATGGAGAAGTCAGCAATAATGGAATAGGTTTGGCTCCTTATTTTCTTTACGGTCAGGGCCGTATGAGAACTGATCTATGGAAGGGTTTAGATAAGTATATTCAAAATTCCTCCTATTTTCATGTGAAGGATTGTAATACACCATTGCTGATAATGCATACTAAGTACGACGATGTATGCTCTATAGAAACTGCCATTGCTTATTTTAATGCATTGCGATATTTCAAAAAAAACGTATGGCTTATTGAATATCTGGAAGGAAACCATGGGATATTTGGGGAGAAGGCGATCGATTTTAGCTATAGATTAAAGTCCTATTTTAATTATTATTTAAAAGATGAGGCCATGCCCGATTGGATGCAATAA
- a CDS encoding SusC/RagA family TonB-linked outer membrane protein, translating to MGWILLFYFSPAGASVHTYDYNVYLTMHIDTANNMQGKVVDSSGAPIPGATIIVTGTKNGTTTNALGQFILKNVANHTRLEVRCMGFVNKAVLAEPYLLVTLDKSTNNLDEAVVLAYGRTSKRFNTGNISSISSHDIETQPVNNPLLALQGRVPGIYIQPSSGVPGDGMKVRIQGQNSIIKGSDPFYVVDGVPFIGSNFVAFGGILGDNWNPTTTAPPPSPLAFINPEDIARIEVLKDADATSIYGSRAANGAILITTKSAAAGRTAVDLRAQVGTGHVTGRVPVLSTPDYLQMRRTAYENAPGTVPDMILAPDLLLWDSTANTNWQNVLMGNQATITDIAGSVSGGKDLTRFLLSGTYRKETTVFPGDFNNTMGALHFSITQTSSNSKFRLVFSGNEVYNYSKLPTTNLVGPALTIAPNAPPLYTQSGDINWAPDPNGNSTWINPFNNPAALLLQYTRSNTINLMNNLQVGYEIVKNLKITSSLGFTYLTGDQFGYFPFKSNTPELQKSAGQYARQAQYGNNYMKSWIWEPQASYLFNHGKSRMEALVGGSIQRSNTQTSGMQGYGYVNDQVMENPLAASTLTYGPFLKYLYKYAALFGRLNWNYNETYVLTLTARRDASSRFGPGNQMHNFASAAGAWIFSENTFIKRNIGFLSFGKLKLSYGTTGNDQIGDYQYIALYTPSYVSPIPYQGISTYQISGLANKDLQWESTKKLNTGITLGVFKDHLLLDVNYYRNESSNQLLFSQQPSFSGYGGIAMNLPATVRNSGFEFLLTGNNVKLGKVNWTSSLNATIPKNELVRFANFSNSGYQGTYIIGKPITSQKLYTYAGVDPATGIYQFYDKQHKIVSDPDTMNAYYNTVPTFTAGWSNTFSYKGFSIDMFWMYVKQQGPKGSLFGYFGYGPFNMSARYKDYWKKPGDDATWQKPLANFDGFDGFGNLSNSTGGIESASFLRLKNIAITYQFQKPVLQRLHLSNLSVFVYGQNLLTFSPYSGSDPEVNNNGALPLLRTVTFGVKVGL from the coding sequence TTGGGATGGATCCTGCTTTTCTACTTTTCTCCTGCAGGTGCATCTGTTCATACCTATGATTACAACGTTTACTTAACTATGCATATAGATACAGCCAATAATATGCAAGGAAAAGTAGTAGATTCAAGCGGAGCCCCTATTCCAGGGGCCACAATAATAGTGACAGGGACAAAAAATGGAACCACTACTAATGCACTAGGACAGTTTATATTGAAGAATGTGGCAAATCATACCAGGCTGGAAGTGCGCTGTATGGGGTTTGTAAACAAGGCAGTATTGGCAGAGCCCTATCTTTTGGTTACCCTGGATAAATCTACGAATAACCTGGATGAAGCCGTGGTATTGGCGTATGGTAGAACGTCGAAAAGATTCAATACAGGTAATATTTCATCGATTTCTTCACACGATATTGAAACCCAGCCTGTTAATAATCCATTATTGGCCTTACAGGGAAGGGTGCCGGGCATCTATATTCAACCATCCTCCGGAGTTCCTGGTGATGGAATGAAGGTCCGGATTCAGGGGCAGAATAGTATTATTAAGGGCAGTGATCCTTTTTATGTAGTCGATGGCGTACCCTTTATAGGTAGTAATTTTGTTGCATTTGGTGGTATTTTAGGTGATAACTGGAACCCAACCACTACAGCACCTCCACCAAGCCCGCTAGCATTTATCAATCCGGAGGATATCGCACGAATAGAAGTCCTGAAAGATGCGGATGCTACCAGTATTTATGGATCAAGGGCTGCAAACGGCGCTATTTTGATCACCACTAAAAGTGCTGCTGCCGGAAGAACCGCTGTGGATTTAAGAGCACAGGTGGGTACTGGCCATGTAACTGGGCGTGTCCCGGTACTCAGTACACCGGATTATTTGCAGATGCGGCGGACTGCTTATGAAAATGCCCCTGGTACTGTACCTGATATGATACTTGCTCCTGATTTGTTGTTATGGGATTCGACGGCCAATACAAATTGGCAGAATGTATTGATGGGGAATCAGGCTACCATAACAGATATTGCTGGGTCAGTATCTGGTGGCAAGGACTTAACGCGCTTTTTATTATCCGGTACCTATAGAAAAGAAACTACCGTTTTTCCAGGCGATTTTAATAACACCATGGGAGCGCTTCATTTTAGTATTACCCAAACTTCATCGAATAGTAAGTTCCGCCTGGTTTTCTCTGGGAATGAAGTCTATAATTATTCTAAGCTACCTACTACTAATCTGGTTGGTCCCGCATTGACTATTGCCCCGAATGCCCCCCCCTTATATACCCAAAGTGGTGATATTAATTGGGCGCCAGACCCCAATGGGAACAGCACTTGGATAAACCCATTCAATAATCCGGCAGCATTGCTGTTACAATATACAAGGAGTAATACCATTAATTTGATGAATAACCTGCAGGTGGGATATGAAATTGTAAAAAATCTTAAGATCACATCCTCGCTTGGATTTACTTATTTGACCGGAGATCAGTTTGGATATTTTCCGTTTAAGTCAAATACACCAGAGCTCCAAAAATCTGCTGGGCAATATGCCAGACAGGCTCAGTATGGTAATAATTACATGAAATCCTGGATTTGGGAACCGCAAGCCAGCTATTTATTTAATCATGGAAAATCCAGGATGGAGGCACTTGTTGGCGGCAGCATTCAAAGATCGAATACACAAACTTCTGGTATGCAAGGATACGGTTACGTAAATGATCAGGTGATGGAGAATCCCTTGGCGGCCTCCACCCTTACTTATGGCCCATTTCTTAAATACCTGTATAAATATGCGGCGTTATTTGGCCGCTTAAATTGGAATTATAACGAAACCTATGTCTTGACACTTACTGCACGAAGAGATGCTTCTTCCAGGTTTGGTCCTGGTAACCAAATGCATAATTTTGCATCTGCTGCTGGCGCGTGGATATTTTCAGAAAATACATTCATCAAACGTAATATCGGCTTTTTGAGCTTTGGGAAATTGAAGCTAAGTTATGGTACTACTGGAAATGATCAAATAGGTGATTATCAGTACATTGCCCTTTATACACCTTCTTATGTCTCCCCAATACCTTATCAGGGTATTTCAACTTATCAAATCAGTGGCTTGGCGAACAAAGATTTACAATGGGAGTCAACAAAGAAATTGAATACGGGAATTACCCTTGGGGTTTTCAAGGATCATTTGTTACTGGATGTCAATTATTACAGAAATGAATCATCGAATCAATTACTTTTTTCTCAACAGCCCTCATTTTCTGGTTATGGCGGGATTGCCATGAATTTGCCAGCAACAGTCCGGAATAGTGGATTTGAATTTTTGCTGACCGGTAATAATGTGAAATTAGGAAAGGTGAATTGGACATCTTCATTGAATGCAACCATACCAAAGAATGAATTAGTACGTTTCGCAAACTTTTCTAATTCTGGCTATCAAGGAACTTATATAATAGGAAAGCCAATTACCAGTCAAAAATTATATACCTATGCAGGTGTTGACCCAGCTACCGGCATTTATCAGTTTTATGATAAACAACATAAAATTGTCAGTGATCCAGATACGATGAATGCTTACTATAATACAGTTCCTACCTTTACTGCCGGCTGGAGTAATACATTTTCCTATAAAGGATTTTCCATTGACATGTTTTGGATGTATGTTAAACAGCAAGGGCCAAAAGGTTCCTTATTTGGTTATTTCGGATATGGTCCGTTCAATATGTCAGCCAGATACAAAGACTATTGGAAAAAACCGGGTGATGATGCAACATGGCAAAAGCCACTTGCGAATTTTGATGGGTTTGATGGATTTGGGAATTTAAGTAATTCTACTGGCGGAATTGAAAGTGCTTCTTTTCTGCGGTTAAAGAATATTGCTATCACTTATCAGTTTCAGAAACCAGTGCTGCAACGTTTGCATTTAAGCAACCTGTCTGTTTTTGTTTATGGTCAGAATTTGTTGACATTTTCTCCTTATAGTGGTTCAGATCCTGAGGTTAATAATAATGGAGCTCTACCGCTGTTACGAACGGTTACATTTGGCGTTAAGGTAGGATTATAA